A stretch of Anolis sagrei isolate rAnoSag1 chromosome X, rAnoSag1.mat, whole genome shotgun sequence DNA encodes these proteins:
- the PSMD9 gene encoding 26S proteasome non-ATPase regulatory subunit 9, translating to MSREGAEAKPVTVSDVQELMRKKDEIEAQIKAYYEVLDDQKGVGMHEPLVDVEGYPRSDIDLYQVRTARHNIICLQNDHKALMQQVEEALHQLHARDKEKHARDEAEARAEARGQGLPSPQPFAKVNAITPGSPASLSGLQVGDEIVEFGSVNAHNFQSLQNIATVVQHSEGKALSVTVIRGGERMHLGLTPKRWSGRGLLGCNIIPLQR from the exons ATGTCGCGGGAAGGGGCGGAGGCGAAGCCCGTCACAGTCAGCGACGTGCAGGAGCTGATGAGGAAGAAGGACGAGATCGAAGCCCAGATCAAAGCCTACTACGAAGTGCTGGACGAT CAAAAAGGTGTTGGGATGCATGAACCCCTTGTGGATGTTGAAGGCTATCCGCGTTCAGATATTGATCTTTACCAAGTCCGGACAGCAAGACACAACATCATCT GTCTGCAAAATGATCACAAGGCTTTGATGCAACAAGTGGAAGAGGCGCTCCATCAGCTTCATGCCCGGGATAAGGAAAAGCATGCAAGGGATGAGGCGGAGGCTCGAGCCGAAGCTAGAGGCCAGGGCCTGCCCTCGCCTCAGCCTTTTGCCAAGGTGAACGCCATCACCCCAGGATCCCCGGCAAGCCTTTCG GGCTTGCAAGTTGGTGACGAGATTGTGGAGTTTGGCTCAGTGAATGCACACAACTTCCAGTCGCTGCAGAATATTGCCACTGTGGTGCAGCACAGCGAAGGG AAAGCATTAAGTGTGACTGTGATCcgtggaggagaaagaatgcatCTGGGCCTCACCCCGAAACGCTGGAGTGGCAGGGGGCTTCTGGG TTGCAATATCATCCCATTGCAAAGATGA